Proteins encoded in a region of the Terriglobia bacterium genome:
- the groEL gene encoding chaperonin GroEL (60 kDa chaperone family; promotes refolding of misfolded polypeptides especially under stressful conditions; forms two stacked rings of heptamers to form a barrel-shaped 14mer; ends can be capped by GroES; misfolded proteins enter the barrel where they are refolded when GroES binds; many bacteria have multiple copies of the groEL gene which are active under different environmental conditions; the B.japonicum protein in this cluster is expressed constitutively; in Rhodobacter, Corynebacterium and Rhizobium this protein is essential for growth): protein TEKYEDLVSAGVIDPTKVTRTALQNAASIAALLLTTEALVSEIKEEKKAPPMPGGGGGMGDMY from the coding sequence GACCGAGAAGTACGAGGACCTGGTGAGCGCCGGGGTGATCGATCCGACGAAGGTGACGCGCACGGCGCTGCAGAACGCAGCGTCGATTGCGGCCCTGTTGTTGACGACCGAAGCCCTGGTCTCAGAGATCAAGGAAGAGAAGAAGGCGCCGCCGATGCCGGGTGGTGGTGGCGGCATGGGCGACATGTACTAA
- a CDS encoding L-lactate permease translates to MWQHNYTPIAGNLGISALVAALPIFSLLYLLAWKRKPAWIAGLAGIAAAALVALLAYRMPAGTMLTATAYGAAFGLFPIGWVVFSAILLYNITVETGQFGIVRDSVAAVTEDRRLQALLIAFAFGAFIEGAAGFGTPVAVSSAMLAGLGFPPFYAASICLLANTAPVAFGSIGIPILTLAGVTGLPLGRLSAGVGRICAPISLIIPSYLVAVMGGRRGLRGVLPAAALCGASFACVQLLVSNLVGPQLTDLLSSLAAMGSLGVLLAMWRPKDQFHLKGNVPASAPAHTHSGWELFQAWGPYMLLVICVLLWGWAPVQSRLNAVNVSFFWPGLHNAIQRVPPAVPSPVPYAAPFNLNWLSASGTACLVAAVLSALWLRMSPARFGRVVWRTARQLAFSELTIASVLALAFLMNYSGATATLGLAFAATGDLFPFFSALLGWLGVFLTGSDTSANALFGNLQVVTAGRLGLNPILMAASNSSGGVMGKMISLQSIAVAAAATGLRPEDESKLFRFTLRHSIALASIIGLITMLYAYVVSGWTP, encoded by the coding sequence ATGTGGCAACACAACTACACGCCGATCGCGGGAAATCTCGGGATCTCGGCCCTGGTCGCCGCCCTGCCGATATTTTCGCTGCTCTATCTTCTGGCATGGAAGCGCAAGCCTGCCTGGATCGCCGGTTTGGCCGGGATAGCAGCTGCCGCACTCGTAGCCCTGCTTGCCTACCGCATGCCTGCAGGCACAATGTTGACTGCGACCGCTTACGGGGCGGCGTTCGGACTGTTTCCGATCGGCTGGGTTGTCTTCAGCGCCATTCTCCTGTACAACATCACGGTTGAGACGGGGCAGTTCGGCATCGTCAGGGATTCCGTGGCCGCAGTAACAGAAGACCGCCGACTTCAGGCCTTGCTCATCGCCTTTGCCTTCGGCGCATTCATCGAAGGGGCTGCGGGTTTCGGGACGCCGGTTGCGGTCTCTTCAGCAATGCTGGCAGGACTCGGCTTCCCTCCTTTTTATGCCGCCTCGATCTGTCTGCTGGCAAACACTGCACCCGTCGCCTTCGGCTCGATCGGGATTCCAATCCTGACCCTGGCGGGGGTGACGGGCCTGCCGTTGGGCCGACTGAGTGCAGGGGTGGGGCGGATCTGCGCCCCCATCTCGCTGATTATCCCCTCCTATCTGGTCGCGGTCATGGGAGGGAGGCGCGGCCTGAGGGGCGTCTTGCCGGCAGCGGCGCTGTGCGGCGCATCTTTCGCATGCGTCCAACTTCTGGTCTCGAACCTGGTGGGTCCTCAACTGACGGATCTGCTGAGTTCGTTGGCCGCGATGGGCTCTCTGGGGGTGCTTCTGGCTATGTGGAGACCCAAGGACCAGTTTCACCTCAAGGGTAACGTCCCCGCTTCCGCGCCGGCCCACACGCATTCCGGATGGGAGCTGTTTCAGGCCTGGGGACCCTATATGCTTCTGGTTATATGCGTCCTGCTTTGGGGCTGGGCGCCGGTTCAGAGTCGCTTGAACGCGGTCAATGTTTCGTTTTTCTGGCCTGGGCTGCACAATGCCATCCAGCGAGTTCCGCCGGCCGTGCCTTCACCCGTCCCCTACGCCGCACCTTTCAATCTCAACTGGCTTTCCGCCTCGGGCACGGCATGCCTCGTGGCCGCGGTTTTGTCGGCGTTGTGGTTGCGCATGTCGCCGGCGCGATTCGGGCGCGTCGTGTGGAGGACCGCAAGACAGCTGGCGTTTTCCGAACTTACCATCGCTTCCGTTCTGGCACTTGCTTTCCTGATGAACTACTCGGGGGCCACGGCTACACTCGGGCTTGCCTTTGCAGCAACCGGAGACTTGTTCCCCTTCTTCAGCGCATTGCTGGGATGGCTGGGAGTGTTCCTGACGGGTTCCGACACGTCCGCGAACGCGCTCTTCGGCAACCTGCAGGTGGTGACGGCCGGGCGGCTGGGCCTCAATCCCATTCTGATGGCGGCATCCAACTCGAGCGGCGGTGTCATGGGGAAAATGATCAGCCTGCAGAGCATCGCCGTCGCTGCAGCGGCAACCGGCTTGCGCCCGGAGGATGAATCGAAGCTTTTCCGCTTCACCTTGCGGCACAGCATCGCGCTGGCCTCCATCATCGGCCTGATCACGATGCTCTACGCCTACGTGGTATCTGGGTGGACCCCCTGA